The Malus sylvestris chromosome 8, drMalSylv7.2, whole genome shotgun sequence genomic interval GAAACAATATCATTTCACTTTATTGAGCATAAAACCATGACAGCATCAAAATGCCAGCTAAGCTTACTAAGGCTTAATACattaataaaactaaaaattcattcatATTGATAATAAGGCTTAATAcatgaataaaactaaaaattacaaCCGAAAATAAGGGTGCTAGGCCTCGATAAAAATCTTTGCCGAAATTTTCAAATCGGTCAAATGAAAAAAAGAGTGTCCTGCACCCTTTTACATTAACTaaaactaacaaactaaatTTAATTAAGCGTTGTCGGCCCCTTGTGGTGCCCTCTGCTTGATAGCATTCCACCGAGTGACAGCCCAATTCCGAACAGCAGCCCAACACGCTTTCCCCTCAGTGACAGCCCAATTCTTAACAGGAGCCCAACACGCATTCCCCTTAGTGACAACCCAATTCAGAGCAACAGGCCAACAGGCATTCCACCCAGTGACTACCGAATTCCAAGCAACAGGGAAGTTACTTGTCACCCAATTCTTAAGAAGTATCCACCTATTCCAGCAATATTCTAAGCATCGCCTAATACGTGTGAAAATACATTtacctaaaattgaaaatatagtcCTCGGATTCTCGATCCCGGCTATTACACTATCGTGATGGCTCTTGAACAAAAGCACACAAACGCAGGTTGTAATAGATAGACTAAACAACCCGTATTCGTAACCCTTTAGTTTTGTTCCCCcgtcaattagttttataaaATACACTAAAATGACACCATTTATTCCTATGGAAAAATCTAGAAAGGATAGGGCTCTAGGATGTCTTAGGAATAAAACGAAGGAAATTAAGAAATAGGAACAATTCAATAGGGTGAAAAGGCATATGATGCACTCGGGGTCAATTATATTCTGTATATAAAGTCCCAAAGCCCATAAACCTAACTCTATTATTTCCCCCACATAGCCAATTTCTATGATGGCCACTACTCTCGGGGTGATATTTTCTCTTTGCTTATAGATAATAAAGAGAAAAAATGCATCCAAAAGCATAAATGGAAGGGCAAAAATGAGATAGCTGTCCGATTTCAACACTTTTGACACGGGTGGAATGAACTTAATAGAGGGGATGataaaaaatgcttgaaaaagGTTAAACAATACCGTCGCCATGCTGAAAAATATTTCTGGTTCATGCTGAGTCGCATTCCCCTCCGTAGGTTGTCCTGGCTGAGCAGGCGGCTGAGCAGCATTTCCTCCCTCCAGAGGTTGTTCCGGCTGAGCAGGGGGCTGAGCAACATTCCCACCCTCCGGAGGTTGTCCCGGCTGTGCAGGGGGCTGAGCAACATTCCCCCCCCTCCGGAGGTTGTCCCGGCTGAACAGGTGGCTGAGCAACATTCATTTCCTCCAGAGGTTGTCCCTGAGCATCATTACCCCCCTCCGGAGGTTGTCCCGGCTGAGCAGGCGGCTGAGCAACATCCACCCCCTCCGGAGGTTGTCCCTGAGCGTCATTTTCCTCCTCTGCAGGTTTTACTAAGTAAAAAATGCAGGCATAGAGAACAAAAAGGAGGAAAATACCTCCGTAAAACGAAGGTATAATGATAGCCAACCCGGGATGTTCCATTTCAGAACGGTAGAACACAGAAgagggagaaagaagaaggagagagaagagggagagaggaaggagatagagggagtgagtgagagagagaaggaagggagggagagtgagagagtgagagtgagtgAGCGGGTGACTAGTGAGTGACTGTAGCTGTAAATATAGGACTTCAAACGTGGCAGCTGGCATAAATGGGTACTAAAGATTCCTTTggacaaataaaaaaggaaaacagaaaatcAAAAAACATGTAGCCACCGTAACCGCAACTGTATACTGGTGCAAAACCTCCTCAACCTAAAACTTAATCCCGCCCTTGCATTCCTTTTGCAATTAACTTTATACATTTTATGGATACTATTACTGTTTTTGTCCATGTAGTCATGCAAGTATGTAGAGAAGCTAAATTTTTAAACCCGGTCACTTATATACATTTTACGCAAAATGTTACTGTTTTTGTTCATGTGTTGTACAAGAATTATAAGACCGGTCATACAAGTTGAAATAACATATTTGGATATACTCTAAATTCACTTAACTTGTCGAAAGAGAAATTTGAACTCGAACGTTCAAGCCTTCTTTGCATAAACAAATATCATAAGACTCGTCATGCAAGTCGAAACAACATATTTTACAAGTATGATTAATATAAAAATCAATGAACAAACTATATCTAAAACTAAAATACAGAGTTGACAACACATTTTATAATTCAATAGAAAAATATCAGAAATCAAAACATTTTGGTATCAACATAAGTTAGGTgaacactttgaaaaaaaaattatatcagAAATTCCTAGTTATCAGAATCTCTAAATCCATTCAGATTTTCATTTCAACTTTTGAAAAACAATCAGATTCGAAATTTTTGTGTagagattcaaacattttattGTCGAAAATTAAAATCCCAGGACCCCTAgttgaatcatattatttaaATGATTAAGATATCAAATAAGCTGAACTCCAGTCTACCctgaaataataatttatctTTATCACAAACCGAATGTCGTATCCACCATTAGCTATTTATGGTTGAAACTTCAAGAATTGGAGATAATTAGTAAGTGATAATCGTTTGACACGGAGAATGGTAATATTATATGTAAAACCTTTATTTGTGACGATAACAAAATTCTTTGTTTCCACATCTTTTATTTGGAAACGCCAGTTGAACCTATGAACTTATGAAAGATGTGACAAGCTATGACTGATTGACTGCGGAGGGCCACAACTTTTATTTACCTGTTGGCGCATTACAGGTTCAACTTTCACAATTGTGCATGTGCACGCTTTATTTGTTTCGTTCAAGAATTATAAGATCGATTATGCAAGTTGAAATAACATATTTAGATTTGCTCTAAATTCACTTAACTTTTGAAAAGGGAGATTTGAACTTGAACGCTCCAGACTCCTTTTCATAAACAGATATCATAAGATCAGCCATGCAAGTCGAAACAACATATTTTTGCAGGCAATATTAACACACTAGAAAACGTATGATAAAAATTGAGTGGTGTAAGTTTGATTACTAAATGTGGGTTTATTCATAAATTTAAGTTTTGTTGTTAATTCCAATCTGTACTTGATAATAATTAtgaaataattaagaaaataattcatATTTAAAGTTTTAAATCATACAAAGTTATTTAAGCTCAAATAAAATTTATCTTTTTAAAACCTAGGGAGTTTTgttaaaacacaaaaaatctTAAGAGCGATatatattaaacaacattaaattaatttaatcattaaagttttaatcattcttaacTCTCTAACCAAACACCAACATATCTACTATTCCTGCAAACCAAACACCGGCTTCTCCCTCACATTTGCCCGGCAACTTGCTCTCCCACAGTACAAACCAAAACAACGAAGCAGCCACCTACTGCTAGACCAAAATTGTTGGAGCAGGCTTGCCGTTGTTATTGAAAGCAATTccggaaaaaaaggaaaaaaaaaaaaaaaaaaggcgtaTGAAGCGGCATTGAATCGGCACCCGAGATCGTCATCCTTGTCATTCCCCTTCGGACAAACAAAAAAACGTGTAGCCAACGGGTATATTGGTGGAAAAAAGATCAACCGAAACCCTAATAACCAATAccacgaaaaagaaaaagaaaaactttgtACCAATTGGactaagaaaaaaggaaaatacaaaaacaaaacatgttgCCAATGTGACCGGTCCGCAACGGTGCACAACATCAAGCCTATTAccaaaaattggaaagaacaaaaaaaataccaaaacgGGGCATATCTGGAAGGAGGGTATAGAGGCATCTGCGAGTGAGGGCGAGTGGGGATATTGGATCGTTATTTCTTGCAGTGTTTGATATGTCTTTGTTAGAAAAATGGACTATATGAAACATGATTATCATTATATTGACGTCTTACAACAATATACAAAGTTATTGCATCAAGACTCCATATGATTTTATATAATTGGATCTCAATGTAGTTATGTTCCTTTTATGAATGATTAATTGTAGTGATTGTATTAAATAAACATAATCACATgatttatatatgtattaagtgcatataagtaagagaagtaaacaattttcataaaaaataaaaatacaaaaagcaAATCTTTCCAACTtaaaaaagggaaacaaaacaaaatttaattaaactaaccTAACAAAGATTGGGCACAAACCATAAAGGTGCAGTATGCAACTGGGACGAAGAACGACTCTTGGAGCAACTAAAATGCCTGATACTCTTATTTGTCAAGGAAAATACTCCAAAGTCGCATTCGACTGATTCGTAACACGGGTAATCAAAGGCAAAATAAATACTGTTTCTTTCAACCTTCTGACCATGAGGGTACGACATAACGGCGGAATGGTGGTTGCTCACAAATAATACCCGATCACCAAGTTCAACAACCTCCATCCATTGTGGACCACCATCAATATCACACTCCAGTTTGAACACTCGAAATCCTTTAGTCTTAGGTGGCTCAGTGTAACGAAAGGTCTTTCCAAGCATGATCTTATGCCAGCAAGGATCGGTTAGTAAACTCATTTCTTGTTTAGGCTTGTATGCATAGTCTGCCTTATGAAAAATCATAAACAACTCCATAGATGCAGAATCTTTTGCTAGGTGAACGAACTCACGGCCTTTGTAATGCTCTACTCTTGATCCATTGTAATCAGTTTTTacgaaaggaagtggaatggaAGGACGTGTGTTGGGATCAAGGGTTATCAACTTAACGACCCTATAGCTAAGAGGACCGCCATTGACTTTGGTGTCTTCGATTATCTCAAATACCATTAAAAACTTGGACTCTAAGGACGTTGTAGCATATAACTTACCGCCCAGTATGACTATACCATTAACAAAGGGTATTTCCTCATCAATCGAGCTCCATGATTGATCCCTTGGCCTACAATAAGTCAGATGACCCTGTTTGCAAAGACAAACCACAAAACATGGCTCCTGACTGATTGTTTTTGGTTCAGAAGAGGCAATAATTTTAGAAACGGAGAAGTCAGGACCATTGATGCAGTGGCATGGAAGGGTGGACTGCGACGAGGGGAGCATCACTCGATCACCAGATATtggattgaagaagaagaattctaTTTTAAAACTAGGGTTCTGACAATTTTTTAGGTAGAATGACCAAGGTTTCATAAAACCCTCTGGACGCCTCAACGCACTGTCGACCATGATCAACCATCCCTCTATTGAGCCAACACAATCCATCCTATTCATTGTACAATAAAAAATTGTATTTGGCCATGATCGTAGAAATTTATGATCTTTCCAATCACCTGGACTTAAAACGCGATGAGCTCTAGTGGACATGGGATGAGAGCTTAACATAAGCCATGGAACTTGATCCTGAGCAAGGGGACGTCGTGACTGAATATTGCTTTTAATAATTGCTTGCCATGAACGGCATACTGCAGCACATCGAACGTAGTCTGATAAGCCCAGTCGTCGTAGAATCAGTTGCATAACATCTCCCGCGCGTTTATTGGACCAGGGGCTGCTGTCCTCTACTTTCGAGATgatcattcttcttcttctacataTTATGAAGATGATCATTCTGAACTTCCGGCCAATGAAATCGAGAATCAGCAACACAAACATTCTTGATAGGCGGTAGTATGTTAACATAGGTGGAAGCATTCTTTCAGGATATGCACGAATAAGTGCCATCGATCCAAAAAACACAGTGTAAAAGATTATGCCTTCGACCAAATCCACAATTATACTCTTGTCACGGATTTCTCTGCggcacataaaaaaaaacagaaaatggaTTGTTAGGAACGGAAAGTGTAAAGCTAGCTAGATTAAATGCAGGAACAAAACATAATTCTCCTACCAAGCCGCAATTAAGAACAAAGAATAATATAGTGATTTAGAGCACAtttgcatatacatatattgcACATAAAACCTCCAATTGACGAAATATCTTTAGTTTGTTATTAAAATTGCAGACTTTGAAGCTTATTACCATCACGAATGAAATATTTGCAGTTTCCAAATCAATTATCTACGAAGTAACAGATGAGACATACATTAATACTTGATTATCAATCACAAGGGCACTAGGGCAGTAACCAAGTGTGCATGTGATTACCTTGTTTTTTCGTCGAGGTAGACCATCAGGAGGCGCCTCATCGCGAAAGTTTTGAAGAAACCCTAACTAACCTAATTAATAAGGATCTTGACTTGCGTGTGCACCCCTGGTTGGAAATGAGCgaatttatatatacatatatacgtgCTGTTCCCATGTTTTAAAGTCTTTACGTGTTTATCTCTAATTTTTTGAAAGAGTCTTGGTCTTATCCTTGATctctagtgaagataagtattATCACTACTTTGGTTTAATTTATCCATTAGAATCACGTGTTAtaatttgaattaaataaataactatacttgtttgtgttttgaataCAACAGAATTGCCGTTGTCGTGCTAACTCTTTCTTACtagttctttttatttctttttcattagtttttcccTCCTCTTATGCTATTTAAAAGGAGAAAAGTAAACTTTCCGTATACGTGGGAAGAGCAATCCCTATGTACTGAAAATAGGGAAAATAGTTTTGAAGAATCCCATAGAAGTCGCAAGTCCTTTATGATCCCACTTGGGAGGATTTTTAGGGTTCGTCTTCGGAGGATTTTTAGGGCGCGGCCGAACAGTAATCGGGATTTTACTTGATTATCGGCCACAAGAGCAGTGACCAAGTGTGCATGTGCCTTTGGATAAATAGAGTGGAGTTGCAGGAGTGGCATACTAAAGATTCCTAGAGTCCCTAAACGAATTTGTACCCCTTTGGACAAACTAAAGATTCCTAGAGTGGAGTTGCAGGAGTGGCATACTAAAGATTCCTAGCCAACGTGACTGCAATTATATTCGTGCAAAACTTTCTCAACCTAAAGCCCAAAAAAAACAGACACGAATATGTCGCTTTTATTCGAATTCAAATATCTCTTTCGTAAGTTAAATGAATTTAGAGCATCCAAAAATGTTATATCAACTTGCATGGTCAGTCTTATGATCCTTGTACGATACAGAGAAAAAGTT includes:
- the LOC126631110 gene encoding uncharacterized protein LOC126631110 produces the protein MLLSHLFSRDNLRRGGNVAQPPAQPGQPPEGGNVAQPPAQPEQPLEGGNAAQPPAQPGQPTEGNATQHEPEIFFSMATVDTS